In Eschrichtius robustus isolate mEscRob2 chromosome 2, mEscRob2.pri, whole genome shotgun sequence, a single window of DNA contains:
- the LOC137756573 gene encoding acireductone dioxygenase-like encodes MDESAGDPLQLHRAEPAHPVLLEQLHWLGVLYWTLDADKDENDPELEKIRKERNYSWMDVITICKDKLANYEEKMKMFYEEHLYLDDEIRYILDGSGYFDVRDKEDRWIQIFMEKGDMITLPARIYHRFTLDEKNYVKAMQLLVGDPAWTAYSCPAAHFEARGQY; translated from the coding sequence ATGGACGAGTCTGCCGGTGACCCGCTGCAGCTCCACCGCGCAGAGCCCGCACACCCGGTCCTCCTGGAGCAGCTGCACTGGCTCGGTGTCCTTTACTGGACGCTGGATGCTGACAAAGATGAGAATGATCCAGAATTAGAAAAGATCCGAAAAGAGAGAAACTACTCCTGGATGGATGTGATAACCATATGCAAAGACAAACTAGCAAATTATGAAGAAAAGATGAAGATGTTTTACGAGGAGCATTTATACCTGGATGACGAGATTCGGTACATCCTGGATGGTAGTGGGTACTTCGACGTGAGGGATAAAGAGGACAGGTGGATCCAGATCTTCATGGAGAAAGGAGACATGATCACTCTCCCCGCCAGGATATACCACCGCTTCACGCTGGATGAGAAGAACTACGTGAAGGCCATGCAGCTGCTTGTGGGAGACCCAGCGTGGACGGCGTACAGCTGCCCGGCTGCCCACTTCGAGGCCCGTGGGCAGTATTGA